The Helianthus annuus cultivar XRQ/B chromosome 16, HanXRQr2.0-SUNRISE, whole genome shotgun sequence genome includes a window with the following:
- the LOC110919656 gene encoding uncharacterized protein LOC110919656, translated as MAATRNQTELEKVIKEHSNSLLKFEAFVEKAEKSFTDIKQILDKLTNHQLRSDGEYSTSQGEITSSTRSDRLYRLGKIEFPRFDGSEVEDWICRCEHFFDVDETPENFKVRYAAINLEGKAMKWHSSYLKRLVKPISEVTWSGYSRTIIDRFSTTLFLDPMGILTSTIQTGSLEDYCEKFDANLLRVTICEEYAVSIFLNGLKPELACPVRMFEPRNMKEAYKFAKKQDASNQTLATKHKYHSTYNGKFFPSNSNSVQNPTPISSVKPPVNTAHLPLLPSPPINQKVANTKSLTTKEMAMKRSKGECFWCNEKFTPTHKCPNKQLYSIELKGDEEDDVDLIDGVRAETMIDTTVDDPLISIHALTGVPSFSTMQVVGNIGTRQLQTLVDSGSTHNFLNERLAKKINCPLEDIKPMKVGVANGVPLICDKICHNFQWQMQGLWFKADVFVIPLETYDMVLGVQWLLPLGDIVWNFKDLTMQFKVENEVYQLKGSNTNKITLCSMKTMNHLQIEADAEGNFQHTTKVKGSDSNVEIETLLDSFADVFRVPTSLPPSRPYDHRILLKDESMVINLKPYRYQMAQKDVIEAMTKELLDTGVIRGSTSPFAAPVVLVKKKDGSWRMCIDYRRLNEATIKNSYPIPLIEELLDELGEATVFSKLDLRSAKPLTNLLRRDSFIWDASADQAFALLKSALCSPPVLALPNFSKPFILETDASSKGIGAVLMQDFHPLAYVSKALSPRQQAYSVYEKELLAIIFAVKHWQHYLSIGHFIIRTDQKSLKHLMEQKLTTPLQHVWLSKLMGFDYEIVYKQGVENRAVDALSRVQGPTLFTISLSTMDPTLLDKIKQSRVTDSVLYHKLKKLQAGNLLQHYNWNGVLFTRKGKVLLGKDEDYKVQSLNCVIVLLWEDIQGCMPPFKGLPACLNGKD; from the exons ATGGCAGCTACTCGTAATCAGACTGAATTAGAGAAGGTGATTAAAGAACACTCTAATTCCTTGTTGAAATTCGAAGCATTTGTTGAAAAAGCTGAGAAATCCTTTACGGATATTAAGCAAATTCTTGACAAACTGACTAATCATCAGTTAAGATCAGATGGGGAATATTCAACTTCACAAGGAGAAATCACTAGCAGCACAAGAAGTGATCGTTTATATCGTTTGGGTAAAATAGAGTTTCCAAGATTTGATGGGTCAGAAGTAGAGGATTGGATTTGTCGTTGTGAACATTTCTTTGATGTGGACGAGACACCGGAAAACTTCAAAGTCAGATATGCAGCTATCAACCTGGAAGGAAAGGCTATGAAATGGCATTCTTCTTATCTTAAAAGATTAGTCAAACCTATTTCTGAGGTAACATGGTCTGGATATTCTAGAACAATTATTGATAGGTTTTCCACTACTTTGTTCCTTGACCCTATGGGCATTCTTACTTCTACAATTCAAACGGGATCATTAGAGGATTACTGTGAAAAGTTTGATGCTAATCTGTTGAGAGTCACAATTTGTGAAGAGTATGCTGTGAGTATTTTCTTGAATGGGTTGAAACCTGAATTAGCTTGTCCTGTAAGAATGTTTGAACCAAGAAATATGAAAGAAGCCTATAAATTTGCAAAGAAACAAGATGCTTCTAATCAAACATTAGCCACTAAACACAAGTATCATTCTACCTACAATGGGAAATTCTTTCCATCCAATTCAAATTCTGTTCAAAATCCCACTCCTATATCTTCAGTCAAACCTCCTGTTAATACAGCCCATTTACCCCTTTTACCTTCCCCTCCTATAAACCAAAAAGTGGCTAACACTAAGTCCTTAACAACCAAGGAAATGGCCATGAAAAGATCAAAAGGAGAATGTTTCTGGTGTAATGAGAAATTCACTCCTACCCATAAATGCCCAAATAAACAGCTGTATAGCATTGAATTGAAAggggatgaagaggatgatgttGATCTTATTGATGGGGTAAGAGCAGAAACTATGATAGACACTACTGTTGATGATCCATTGATTTCAATCCATGCCTTAACAGGAGTACCATCTTTTTCTACAATGCAAGTGGTGGGAAATATTGGTACTAGGCAATTACAAACCCTGGTTGACTCTGGGTCAACTCATAACTTTCTCAATGAAAGGTTGGCTAAGAAGATTAATTGCCCTTTAGAAGATATTAAACCTATGAAAGTAGGAGTGGCTAATGGAGTTCCCTTGATATGTGACAAGATATGTCACAACTTCCAATGGCAGATGCAGGGATTGTGGTTTAAAGCTGATGTGTTTGTGATTCCCTTAGAAACTTATGACATGGTACTTGGGGTCCAATGGTTGTTACCTTTGGGAGACATTGTGTGGAATTTCAAGGATTTGACAATGCAATTTAAGGTGGAAAATGAGGTATACCAGTTAAAAGGGAGTAATACTAATAAGATCACCTTGTGTTCTATGAAGACTATGAATCA CTTACAAATAGAGGCTGATGCAGAGGGTAATTTTCAGCACACAACAAAAGTTAAAGGATCAGATTCTAATGTGGAAATTGAAACATTATTGGACTCCTTTGCTGATGTGTTTCGAGTTCCTACATCTTTGCCACCATCAAGGCCCTATGATCATCGAATTTTACTTAAAGATGAGTCAATGGTGATTAATTTGAAACCTTATAGGTACCAAATGGCCCAAAAAGATGTGATTGAAGCTATGACCAAGGAACTGTTGGATACTGGTGTCATCAGGGGCAGTACAAGCCCATTTGCAGCCCCTGTGGTTTtagttaaaaagaaagatggtagttggcgaatgtgcattgactataggAGACTTAATGAGGCCACAATTAAAAATAGTTATCCTATTCCATTAATAGAGGAACTACTTGATGAGTTGGGGGAAGCCACGGTATTTTCTAAGCTTGATTTGAGGTCGG CTAAACCTCTCACTAATCTTTTAAGGAGAGACAGTTTTATATGGGATGCTTCAGCTGATCAGGCTTTTGCCCTCCTAAAGTCTGCCTTGTGTTCACCTCCTGTCCTGGCCTTACCCAATTTTTCCAAGCCCTTTATTTTGGAAACTGATGCATCCTCAAAGGGCATAGGAGCAGTTTTAATGCAAGACTTTCATCCTCTGGCCTATGTAAGTAAAGCTCTATCTCCAAGACAGCAGGCTTATTCAGTTTATGAAAAAGAACTATTGGCCATCATCTTTGCTGTTAAACACTGGCAACATTATCTGTCCATTGGCCATTTCATAATCAGAACTGACCAAAAAAGCCTCAAGCATCTGATGGAGCAGAAGTTGACTACACCATTGCAGCATGTATGGCTTTCGAAATTAATGGGCTTTGATTATGAGATAGTGTATAAGCAAGGGGTTGAGAATAGAGCAGTGGATGCATTATCAAGGGTCCAGGGTCCTACACTCTTCACAATATCCTTGTCTACAATGGATCCTACCTTACTAGACAAAATAAAACAATCTCGGGTGACTGATTCTGTCTTATATCATAAGTTGAAGAAGTTGCAGGCTGGGAACTTATTGCAACACTACAACTGGAATGGAGTTTTGTTTACCAGGAAAGGGAAAGTTTTGTTGGGAAAAGATGAAGATTACAAGGTACAATCATTAAACTGTGTCATAGTTCTGCTATGGGAGGACATTCAGGGATGCATGCCACCATTCAAAGGATTGCCAGCTTGTTTAAATGGAAAGGATTGA
- the LOC110916795 gene encoding light-induced protein, chloroplastic: MTGVSMISQFPTNSVSLMSPVSKPSSKTPMLTSHSVRFPAKTSTKSKVRFAGGARKKFSFTLRAAGDDGFEPEGNETYSVVAEEPITEIGLLKKQLVETFYGTNFGLSATSETRAEIVELITQLEVMNPTPEPTKALPLLNGKWILAYTSFVGLYPLLSHGTIPLVKVEEISQTIDSENFTVQNCVVFAGPGSTTAISANATFEIQSPKRVQIKFDEGIIGTPQLTDSIEIPESIEILGQNVDLSPFKGLITSVEDTASHVAKTISSQPPWKFSISEGKVESWLLTTYLDEEVRISRGDGGKVFVLFKEGSSLLSS; encoded by the exons ATGACCGGAGTTTCCATGATCAGTCAATTTCCTACCAATTCAGTCTCCTTAATGTCTCCGGTATCGAAACCGAGCTCCAAGACACCTATGTTAACATCTCATTCAGTCAGATTTCCAGCAAAAACCTCCACAAAATCAAAGGTCCGTTTCGCAGGAGGAGCCAGAAAGAAATTCAGTTTCACTTTGCGTGCTGCGGGTGATGACGGTTTTGAACCCGAAGGTAACGAAACCTATTCTGTGGTTGCAGAGGAGCCGATCACGGAGATCGGGTTGTTGAAGAAGCAGTTGGTTGAGACGTTTTACGGGACGAATTTCGGATTGAGTGCTACAAGTGAAACAAGAGCAGAGATTGTGGAGCTCATCACGCAGCTGGAGGTGATGAACCCGACTCCTGAACCAACTAAGGCTCTGCCTCTTCTCAATGGCAAATGGATTTTGGC CTATACATCCTTTGTTGGCTTATACCCTTTGCTGTCACATGGAACAATCCCTCTAGTGAAAGTAGAAGAGATATCCCAAACCATCGATTCCGAAAACTTCACGGTCCAAAACTGTGTTGTTTTTGCCGGACCAGGGTCCACAACCGCAATAAGTGCAAACGCAACGTTTGAAATTCAAAGTCCTAAGCGCGTACAG ATAAAGTTCGATGAAGGGATCATTGGGACACCACAACTGACAGACTCGATTGAAATACCCGAGAGTATTGAGATTTTGGGACAAAATGTAGACCTTTCGCCTTTTAAAGGGTTGATCACGTCGGTTGAGGACACTGCGTCACATGTTGCAAAGACCATTTCGAGTCAACCACCGTGGAAGTTCTCCATCTCTGAAGGCAAGGTGGAGTCATGGTTGCTAACAACTTATTTGGATGAAGAAGTTAGGATCTCTAGGGGAGATGGTGGGAAAGTGTTTGTTCTGTTTAAGGAAGGTTCGTCGCTTCTTTCGTCTTGA